One genomic segment of Hordeum vulgare subsp. vulgare chromosome 2H, MorexV3_pseudomolecules_assembly, whole genome shotgun sequence includes these proteins:
- the LOC123427781 gene encoding exopolygalacturonase-like, translated as MEVWPPLLVVILTLGVVSLCGGLEAVAENMTVAQLLPMSSYHRGLATYNAKNFGAEGNGTNDDSKALMAAWKAACGASGTVTLLIPPGTYYIGPTQFHGPCKASAITFLLQGTLKAATDLKRFGNDWIEFGWVKDLTVAGQNDAIINGQGAASWPFNKCPIQKDCKVLPTSVLFVHNQNTVVRDITSVNSKFFHIAVLQNKNMKMINIQINAPENSPNTDGIHIERSTGVVISDTRISTGDDCISIGQGSDNIDIARVHCGPGHGMSVGSLGRYVGEGDVTRVHVRDMTFEGTMNGVRIKTWENSPTKSLAAHMVFENMIMKDVQNPIIIDQRYCPYYDCEHKHVSGVTLKDITFKNIKGTSSMPVAVLLRCGVPCQGVVLQDVDLKYMGEGGSSSKCENAMATYVGYQHPEPCA; from the exons ATGGAGGTGTGGCCGCCGCTGCTGGTTGTCATCCTCACGCTCGGTGTTGTCTCTCTCTGCGGCGGCCTTGAGGCCGTGGCCGAGAACATGACTGTGGCACAACTACTGCCGATGTCGTCGTACCACAGGGGTTTGGCCACCTACAATGCCAAGAACTTCGGTGCTGAAGGCAACGGCACCAACGACGATAGCAAG GCGTTGATGGCAGCATGGAAGGCAGCGTGTGGGGCATCCGGCACGGTGACACTGTTGATCCCGCCGGGGACGTACTACATCGGGCCAACGCAGTTCCACGGCCCCTGCAAAGCCTCTGCCATCACCTTCTTGCTCCAG GGGACGCTCAAGGCGGCGACGGATCTGAAGCGTTTTGGCAACGACTGGATCGAGTTCGGGTGGGTGAAAGACCTCACCGTGGCCGGTCAAAACGATGCCATCATCAATGGCCAGGGCGCCGCCTCCTGGCCCTTCAACAAGTGTCCCATCCAAAAGGACTGCAAAGTCCTCCCCACT AGTGTGCTGTTCGTGCACAACCAGAACACGGTGGTGCGCGACATCACGTCAGTGAACAGCAAGTTCTTCCACATCGCAGTGCTGCAGAATAAGAATATGAAGATGATCAACATCCAGATCAACGCGCCCGAGAACAGCCCAAACACGGATGGCATCCACATCGAGCGAAGCACGGGCGTGGTGATCTCCGACACCCGCATCAGCACCGGTGACGACTGCATCTCCATCGGCCAGGGGAGCGACAACATCGACATCGCCCGCGTCCACTGCGGCCCGGGGCACGGCATGAGCGTCGGCAGCCTTGGACGGTACGTGGGCGAGGGCGACGTCACCCGCGTCCACGTCAGGGACATGACCTTCGAGGGCACCATGAACGGCGTCCGGATCAAGACGTGGGAGAACTCCCCTACCAAGAGCCTCGCCGCGCACATGGTGTTTGAGAACATGATCATGAAGGACGTGCAGAATCCCATCATCATCGACCAGAGGTACTGCCCTTACTACGACTGCGAGCACAAGCACGTCTCCGGGGTCACCCTCAAGGACATCACGTTCAAGAACATCAAGGGGACGTCGTCGATGCCCGTGGCCGTGCTGCTCCGGTGCGGCGTGCCATGCCAGGGCGTCGTGCTGCAGGACGTCGACCTGAAGTACATGGGAGAGGGAGGCTCCTCGTCGAAGTGCGAGAACGCCATGGCCACATACGTTGGCTACCAGCACCCAGAACCATGCGCCTAG